From Bdellovibrio bacteriovorus, a single genomic window includes:
- a CDS encoding glutathione peroxidase, with the protein MRLLILLSLTLFSLLTQAYDAPKNFFELSATSISGKKVNFSTYRGKVVLVVNTASQCGFTPQLKELEDMYKKYADRGFVVLAFPSNDFKQEKGENTEVQKFAEKEYGVTFPLFDKAPVSGKDKQPVYQFLTEKKPGVLFKDVGWNFEKFLINRRGEVIERWSSVTKPSSDSITNAVEKALAEPL; encoded by the coding sequence ATGCGATTACTAATTCTTCTTAGCCTCACTTTATTTTCACTGCTCACTCAGGCTTACGACGCCCCTAAAAACTTCTTCGAGCTTTCAGCCACTAGTATTTCAGGCAAAAAAGTGAATTTTTCCACTTATCGAGGCAAAGTCGTGCTGGTTGTGAACACAGCATCGCAATGCGGATTCACTCCTCAGCTTAAAGAGCTTGAAGATATGTACAAAAAATACGCAGATCGTGGCTTCGTCGTCTTAGCCTTCCCTTCGAATGACTTTAAACAGGAAAAAGGCGAAAACACCGAAGTTCAGAAGTTTGCAGAGAAAGAATACGGCGTTACATTCCCACTTTTTGATAAAGCGCCCGTCAGTGGAAAAGACAAACAACCCGTCTATCAATTCCTCACCGAGAAAAAGCCCGGCGTTCTTTTCAAAGATGTGGGTTGGAATTTTGAAAAATTCCTCATCAATCGTCGTGGTGAGGTGATCGAGCGCTGGAGTTCTGTCACGAAACCTTCCTCTGACAGCATCACAAATGCCGTCGAAAAAGCTTTGGCTGAGCCTCTATAA
- a CDS encoding outer membrane beta-barrel protein, whose product MKTASTFQFILLAFLLSTLAVPNIAQAQSDHKSYLLSQVDPDEAYDPFTDYSEFDEESDEEADINFFRNGRFFTIGLAGGYRGFTGNFADAYEAAPTFGIFLSYFFDLRLAMTLGFQTGDHAVKFTVNNQSKTYTGNVSITSVNVDLKYYLNTQNVTRGLADLNPYILGGLGQFYRTYTISGLDGFSRDSTMGFDVGAGLEIPLMRKKAYLGIQGTYHYVNFSDENKSYVDGSEKLDKNLTGDFYNFLFILGMNF is encoded by the coding sequence GTGAAAACCGCATCCACTTTTCAGTTTATACTTCTGGCTTTCCTGCTGAGCACATTGGCAGTTCCAAACATCGCGCAAGCTCAGTCGGATCACAAATCCTATCTTCTTTCGCAAGTAGATCCAGATGAGGCTTATGACCCCTTCACTGACTACAGTGAGTTCGATGAAGAATCTGATGAAGAAGCCGACATCAACTTTTTCCGTAACGGACGTTTCTTTACGATTGGTCTTGCCGGCGGCTATCGTGGTTTCACAGGGAACTTTGCGGACGCTTACGAAGCGGCTCCTACTTTCGGTATCTTCTTAAGCTATTTCTTTGATCTTCGTTTAGCGATGACTTTGGGCTTTCAAACGGGTGACCACGCCGTCAAATTTACGGTGAACAACCAATCTAAAACTTACACCGGGAATGTCTCTATCACTTCGGTGAATGTGGACTTGAAGTATTACTTAAATACTCAAAACGTCACTCGCGGTCTTGCCGATTTAAATCCTTATATCCTGGGTGGTCTGGGTCAGTTCTATCGCACTTATACAATTTCAGGCCTTGATGGTTTCTCGCGCGATTCGACGATGGGCTTTGATGTGGGTGCGGGTTTAGAAATTCCTTTGATGCGCAAAAAAGCTTATTTGGGAATTCAAGGGACTTATCACTATGTGAACTTCAGTGACGAGAACAAGTCTTACGTGGATGGCTCTGAAAAACTGGATAAGAACCTGACCGGCGATTTTTACAACTTCCTCTTTATCTTGGGGATGAACTTCTAA
- a CDS encoding sodium-dependent transporter, giving the protein MMKRGSWRTRFGFYLLAIGSACGLGNLWRFPYVVGENGGGAFILMYVFLSLAIGAPMLIAELMMGKNSRRSVIVATQQLSQKAGKGFRWAGRLAVILSIVVLSYYAVISGWVLHFMTQFLISLFSPPEMVTAKTNLAALMGNGWLQLMLASAHLLITVVVVVKGVQEGLEKFISYTMPLFAILVFVLVMRSFSLPSTPEVLRFLFYPDFSKLTWSSLNHALGHVFFTLSVGFGTMVTFGSYMREEDHAPTAGFRVTLVDTAISLIAVVMIFPVAFQATNVPLTDPALMFEVLPRYLLGIRGGTLFGLAFFACLYMAALNASIGLLEVVVSNWVDAQKTMERGRATWYSGLVALVLTILPALSSSIFKEVRVAGRSVIESLDSLLINWALPLVALSILIAYNIGTSEKEKELSFIDKEKFVSYTMYPHWRFTLRWAAPAVIVLGLFMQVIGVFFK; this is encoded by the coding sequence ATGATGAAACGCGGCTCGTGGAGAACGCGCTTTGGATTTTACCTTTTGGCCATTGGTTCTGCCTGTGGCCTCGGGAATCTTTGGCGCTTTCCTTACGTAGTCGGTGAGAATGGAGGCGGGGCCTTCATTCTTATGTACGTGTTTTTATCATTAGCTATTGGTGCGCCGATGCTGATTGCGGAATTGATGATGGGTAAAAACAGCCGTCGTTCCGTGATCGTCGCCACTCAGCAACTCAGTCAAAAAGCCGGTAAAGGTTTTCGTTGGGCCGGGCGCCTGGCGGTTATCTTAAGCATTGTTGTTCTTTCTTATTATGCGGTGATCAGTGGTTGGGTTTTGCACTTTATGACCCAGTTCTTGATCTCTCTTTTTAGTCCTCCAGAAATGGTCACGGCGAAAACAAATCTTGCTGCCTTGATGGGAAATGGCTGGCTGCAGTTGATGCTGGCCAGTGCGCATTTGTTGATTACGGTTGTCGTCGTCGTGAAGGGTGTTCAAGAGGGTCTTGAAAAATTCATTAGCTACACGATGCCCCTTTTTGCGATCCTGGTTTTCGTACTGGTGATGCGTTCGTTTTCATTGCCTTCGACACCGGAAGTTTTGCGTTTCTTATTTTATCCTGATTTTTCAAAACTCACTTGGTCCTCTTTGAATCATGCTTTGGGCCATGTGTTTTTCACTTTGTCGGTGGGTTTTGGAACCATGGTGACATTTGGTTCTTATATGCGTGAAGAGGATCATGCACCGACCGCAGGTTTTCGTGTGACTTTGGTGGACACGGCTATTTCGCTCATTGCGGTGGTGATGATTTTCCCCGTGGCTTTTCAGGCGACCAATGTGCCTTTGACCGACCCGGCTTTGATGTTTGAGGTTTTGCCGCGCTATCTTTTGGGGATTCGCGGCGGAACTTTGTTTGGTCTTGCGTTCTTTGCCTGTCTTTATATGGCGGCTTTAAACGCGAGCATTGGATTACTGGAAGTCGTGGTGTCGAACTGGGTGGATGCCCAAAAGACCATGGAGCGCGGGCGCGCGACGTGGTATTCAGGACTGGTTGCTTTGGTGCTGACAATTCTGCCGGCGCTTTCAAGTTCAATCTTTAAAGAAGTTCGAGTTGCCGGTCGTTCTGTGATTGAATCCTTGGATTCTCTTTTAATCAACTGGGCTTTGCCTTTAGTGGCTTTAAGCATTTTGATTGCCTACAACATCGGAACTTCAGAGAAAGAAAAAGAGCTGAGTTTTATCGATAAAGAAAAATTCGTCTCTTACACGATGTATCCGCATTGGCGCTTCACTTTGCGCTGGGCCGCACCTGCCGTGATCGTTCTAGGTCTTTTTATGCAGGTGATTGGCGTCTTTTTTAAATAA
- the der gene encoding ribosome biogenesis GTPase Der, translated as MQQNLRTEFAPKVAIIGRPNVGKSTLFNIVTETRKAVVKNQAGVTRDIIIEPVDIWGKQFDLIDTGGITEAGDIFSKLIREQVTEFLHSVDLIVAVMDGRAGLVPEDRDIIRVAKQTGKPFLLVINKVDKVSDEEMAKADFYEFGVDIISASFEQRRGLSDILEWVTKQIPDNPGTVKEGMNIAIVGKPNVGKSSICNAILGAKRMIVSDIAGTTIDSVDSPFIYNGKKYTLVDTAGLRKSARREEDLEIISAFKSQEAIRRADIVLLMVDGTIGPTDQDARIMQAILEDHKGVILVANKSDLGGKEVPEYRKTFREQVERTFHFFKDVHVVFTSAKTEQGLGDLFDMIEKVSDQMNFRVPTSELNDFFFETIRKAPAPVWGTTNVKFYYLTQTYQRPPAFIAFANHPDGVTNSYRRFLIKNIKERWDLHGMPIRIFCMKSRRGGE; from the coding sequence ATGCAACAAAATCTGAGAACTGAGTTTGCGCCCAAGGTGGCCATTATTGGCCGCCCGAACGTAGGAAAATCAACATTGTTTAATATCGTCACCGAGACTCGCAAAGCCGTGGTGAAAAACCAGGCCGGCGTAACTCGTGATATTATCATTGAACCTGTAGATATCTGGGGTAAGCAATTTGATTTGATCGATACCGGTGGTATCACCGAAGCCGGTGATATCTTTTCTAAACTGATCCGTGAACAAGTGACCGAGTTTTTGCACTCTGTGGATTTGATCGTGGCTGTTATGGACGGTCGTGCGGGTCTTGTGCCTGAAGATCGTGATATTATCCGTGTTGCCAAACAAACAGGGAAACCCTTCCTTTTGGTGATCAATAAAGTTGATAAAGTCAGTGATGAAGAAATGGCGAAAGCGGATTTCTATGAATTCGGCGTCGATATCATTTCTGCTTCTTTCGAACAGCGTCGCGGTCTTTCTGACATTCTTGAGTGGGTGACAAAGCAGATCCCGGATAATCCAGGAACCGTGAAAGAGGGAATGAATATCGCCATCGTCGGTAAACCCAACGTCGGTAAAAGTTCCATCTGCAATGCGATCTTAGGTGCTAAACGTATGATCGTTTCGGATATCGCGGGAACGACGATTGACTCTGTCGACTCTCCGTTTATTTACAATGGCAAGAAATACACCTTGGTGGATACGGCAGGTCTTCGTAAGTCGGCACGACGTGAAGAAGATCTAGAGATCATCTCGGCCTTTAAATCTCAAGAAGCCATTCGCCGCGCTGACATCGTCTTGTTGATGGTGGATGGAACTATCGGCCCTACGGATCAAGATGCGCGCATCATGCAGGCGATTTTGGAAGACCATAAGGGCGTGATCTTAGTTGCCAACAAATCCGATCTTGGTGGTAAAGAAGTTCCTGAATACCGCAAGACGTTCCGTGAACAAGTAGAACGCACGTTCCACTTCTTTAAAGATGTGCACGTCGTATTCACAAGTGCGAAGACGGAACAAGGTCTGGGTGATCTTTTTGATATGATCGAAAAGGTTTCTGATCAAATGAACTTCCGTGTTCCGACATCAGAATTGAATGACTTCTTCTTTGAAACGATTCGTAAAGCTCCAGCTCCTGTTTGGGGAACAACGAATGTGAAGTTCTATTACCTGACTCAGACATACCAACGTCCACCGGCATTTATCGCTTTTGCGAATCATCCGGATGGCGTGACTAACTCGTATCGCCGCTTCTTGATTAAAAATATCAAAGAGCGCTGGGATCTTCACGGGATGCCGATTCGTATCTTCTGTATGAAGTCTCGTCGTGGTGGTGAGTAA